The following proteins are co-located in the Aeromicrobium phoceense genome:
- a CDS encoding alpha/beta hydrolase fold domain-containing protein codes for MSAPLPPRTRLFAAILERTATPVEEATDYAELRAQRLKLMRSAPGRMVFGTPDRRARAETIEIPLKGRTLRALVHRPTGVGGPRPVIVNFHGGGWVQGSPEQSAWLTSRVAAGTGATVISPSYRLAPEHPFPAAVDDTWEALAWIAEHAEVLGIDVERMGVMGDSAGGNLAAVAAQRSVTEGGPRLRAQVLIYPAVEMYDKFASELRMPREPVLSSANMSAFAHLYMGDAYGTEDPLASPLRAKSFDDLPPAFILTADHDPLLDNGDHYREALQRAGVPVRYREYPGTVHGFMSLPGVSPGAADAVSDIVDFVAARVVLPQ; via the coding sequence GTGAGTGCCCCACTGCCCCCGCGCACCCGACTGTTCGCCGCGATCCTCGAGCGGACCGCCACGCCCGTCGAGGAGGCCACCGACTACGCCGAGCTGCGGGCCCAGCGCCTGAAGCTGATGAGGTCGGCGCCCGGCCGGATGGTCTTCGGCACGCCGGACCGCCGCGCCCGCGCCGAGACGATCGAGATCCCGCTGAAGGGGCGCACGCTGCGCGCGCTGGTCCACCGGCCCACGGGCGTCGGCGGGCCGCGACCCGTGATCGTGAACTTCCATGGCGGTGGCTGGGTGCAGGGCTCGCCCGAGCAGTCGGCCTGGCTGACGTCGCGCGTCGCCGCCGGCACGGGTGCGACCGTGATCTCGCCGTCCTACCGGCTGGCGCCGGAGCACCCGTTCCCGGCGGCGGTCGACGACACGTGGGAGGCGCTCGCCTGGATCGCCGAGCATGCCGAGGTTCTCGGGATCGACGTCGAGCGGATGGGGGTCATGGGCGACAGCGCCGGCGGCAACCTCGCCGCGGTCGCCGCCCAGCGCTCGGTGACGGAGGGCGGGCCCCGGTTGCGCGCGCAGGTGCTGATCTACCCCGCGGTCGAGATGTACGACAAGTTCGCGTCCGAGCTGCGGATGCCGCGCGAGCCGGTGCTCTCCTCGGCGAACATGTCGGCGTTCGCCCACCTCTACATGGGCGACGCCTACGGCACGGAGGACCCGCTGGCCTCGCCGCTGCGCGCCAAGTCGTTCGACGACCTGCCGCCGGCCTTCATCCTGACCGCCGACCACGACCCGCTGCTGGACAATGGCGACCACTACCGTGAGGCGCTGCAGCGCGCGGGGGTGCCCGTGCGGTACCGCGAGTACCCCGGCACCGTGCACGGGTTCATGAGCCTGCCCGGGGTGTCGCCGGGAGCCGCCGACGCAGTCTCGGACATCGTCGACTTCGTCGCCGCCCGGGTGGTCCTTCCGCAATGA
- a CDS encoding oxygenase MpaB family protein encodes MSRRIRSAGLDPTVDYEEISRLFGQYDFPWDLEQSLSFALFRTYAVPSIGRLLYETGQFTTDTQRRHDDTALLLGEIVDQGLESDPGRAAIRRMNQMHGRYGISNDDMRYVLATFVVMPNRWVNRYGWRRTTPVEDVAGVNYYLRLGRLMGIRDLPGDLAGFERLLDAYEAEHFRFDPRSRAVADATLDLLTTFYPRPLAPAVRRFSVAIMDPHLRTAFGYDHPPAWFERLCHGALRGRGRVVRFMPERREPRRVRDSRRIRSYPGGFLIEELGT; translated from the coding sequence ATGAGCCGGCGGATCCGGTCGGCCGGGCTCGATCCGACGGTGGACTACGAGGAGATCTCGCGGCTGTTCGGCCAGTACGACTTCCCGTGGGACCTCGAGCAGTCGCTGAGCTTCGCCCTCTTCCGGACCTACGCCGTGCCCTCGATCGGGCGCCTGCTGTACGAGACGGGCCAGTTCACCACCGACACGCAGCGCCGCCACGACGACACCGCGCTGCTGCTGGGGGAGATCGTCGACCAGGGCCTGGAGAGCGATCCCGGCCGGGCCGCGATCCGCCGGATGAACCAGATGCACGGCCGGTACGGCATCAGCAACGACGACATGAGGTACGTGCTCGCGACGTTCGTCGTGATGCCGAACCGCTGGGTGAACCGCTACGGCTGGCGGCGCACCACGCCGGTGGAGGACGTGGCCGGCGTCAACTACTACTTACGGCTGGGGCGGTTGATGGGGATCCGCGACCTGCCGGGCGACCTCGCCGGGTTCGAGCGCCTCCTCGACGCGTACGAGGCCGAGCACTTCAGGTTCGACCCCCGCTCGCGCGCCGTGGCCGACGCGACCCTCGACCTGTTGACCACGTTCTACCCGCGCCCTCTGGCCCCGGCGGTGCGGCGCTTCAGCGTCGCGATCATGGATCCGCACCTGCGCACCGCGTTCGGCTACGACCACCCGCCGGCCTGGTTCGAGCGCCTGTGCCACGGCGCCCTGCGCGGCCGCGGCCGGGTGGTCCGGTTCATGCCCGAGCGCCGGGAGCCGCGTCGCGTCCGGGACTCCCGGCGGATCCGGAGCTACCCCGGCGGCTTCCTCATCGAGGAGCTCGGCACGTGA
- a CDS encoding aminotransferase class V-fold PLP-dependent enzyme yields MREAFGATFIGPEGYLNTPAYGLPPQSTVDALERVHRGWAAGTVTGPDFDDEIATARHSFARIAGVPAASVTMGSSVAALLGPVASALPDGASVLVPEGEFTSVSFPFAAHHGRGVSVTEAPLDRLPELARDHDAVAVSTVQSADGARVDLAALRAATEGTETLVILDATQQLGWLRLDLGWADVVASSTYKWLLGPTGIAWASYADRLADRLVPHHANRYAGGDPWRTTYGLPLRLAPDARRFDISPSWFPVAGAAASLAWLATLDLDAVTAHCLDLAGRAREALDLPPRDSAIVSIPMEHAAARLQDAGLRASVRQGAARVGFHLYNDQDDLDRVVEALRT; encoded by the coding sequence ATGCGCGAGGCATTCGGAGCGACGTTCATCGGGCCCGAGGGGTACCTCAACACTCCCGCGTACGGGCTGCCGCCGCAGTCCACCGTGGACGCCCTCGAGCGGGTCCACCGCGGCTGGGCGGCGGGCACCGTGACGGGTCCGGACTTCGACGACGAGATCGCCACCGCCCGCCACTCCTTCGCCCGGATCGCCGGTGTCCCGGCGGCGTCGGTGACGATGGGCTCCTCGGTCGCGGCCCTGCTGGGACCCGTGGCCTCGGCGCTGCCCGACGGGGCCAGCGTGCTGGTGCCCGAGGGCGAGTTCACGTCCGTCAGCTTTCCCTTCGCCGCCCACCACGGCCGTGGCGTCTCGGTCACCGAGGCGCCGCTCGATCGTCTTCCCGAGCTCGCCCGCGACCACGACGCCGTCGCGGTGTCCACCGTGCAGTCGGCCGACGGGGCGCGGGTCGACCTGGCCGCGCTGCGAGCCGCGACCGAGGGCACGGAGACCCTCGTGATCCTCGACGCGACCCAGCAGCTGGGCTGGCTGCGTCTCGACCTCGGCTGGGCCGATGTCGTGGCAAGCTCGACGTACAAGTGGCTGCTCGGGCCCACGGGGATCGCGTGGGCGTCCTACGCGGACCGGCTGGCCGACCGGCTCGTCCCGCACCACGCCAACCGCTACGCGGGCGGCGACCCCTGGCGAACCACGTACGGCCTGCCGTTGCGCCTGGCCCCCGATGCCCGGCGGTTCGACATCTCCCCCTCGTGGTTCCCCGTGGCGGGCGCGGCCGCGAGCCTCGCATGGCTGGCGACCCTCGACCTCGATGCGGTGACCGCCCACTGCCTGGATCTGGCTGGACGGGCGCGCGAGGCGCTGGACCTGCCTCCTCGCGACTCGGCGATCGTCTCGATCCCGATGGAGCACGCGGCCGCGCGGCTGCAGGACGCCGGGCTGCGGGCCTCGGTGCGCCAGGGGGCGGCCCGCGTCGGGTTCCACCTCTACAACGACCAGGACGACCTCGACCGCGTCGTGGAGGCCCTCCGTACGTGA
- a CDS encoding MsnO8 family LLM class oxidoreductase, whose product MKLSVLDLVPVRTDQTTGDAVAAATELARTADRLGFERYWVAEHHNMPAVAAASPPVLIALLAAATERIRVGSGGVMLPNHAPLAVAEQFALLEAAFPGRIDLGIGRAPGSDPVTSWALRGAAGRDDSDIENFPRYLDDVVALMDGRGVRVPIPNQQYVLKATPAAVSAPDLWLLGSSMYSAHLAAAKGLPYVFAHHFSGQGTAEALEVYRSEFRPSDVCERPTTFLTVNIVVADTADEATALALPNLQNMARLRTGKPLAPIDLVEDAEALDLDPGMDSLVDSGLARMVVGDPTTARKELEELAAQFDVDEVMLHPVASARRGADPRTTPGRVRTLELVAG is encoded by the coding sequence GTGAAGCTCTCGGTCCTGGATCTCGTCCCTGTTCGCACCGATCAGACCACCGGTGACGCCGTCGCCGCCGCCACGGAGCTGGCGCGCACGGCCGACCGGCTCGGGTTCGAGCGGTACTGGGTGGCGGAGCACCACAACATGCCCGCCGTCGCCGCCGCGTCGCCGCCGGTGCTGATCGCCCTCCTGGCCGCGGCCACCGAGCGCATCCGCGTGGGCTCCGGCGGTGTCATGCTGCCGAACCACGCGCCCCTGGCGGTGGCCGAGCAGTTCGCGCTGCTGGAGGCCGCCTTCCCGGGCCGCATCGACCTCGGCATCGGGCGCGCCCCCGGCTCGGACCCCGTGACGTCGTGGGCCCTGCGCGGCGCCGCGGGTCGCGACGACTCCGACATCGAGAACTTCCCGCGCTACCTCGACGACGTCGTGGCGCTCATGGACGGCCGCGGTGTGCGCGTGCCGATCCCGAACCAGCAGTACGTGCTGAAGGCGACGCCCGCCGCCGTGAGCGCTCCCGACCTGTGGCTGCTCGGCTCGTCGATGTACTCGGCCCACCTCGCCGCGGCGAAGGGCCTGCCCTACGTCTTCGCGCACCACTTCAGCGGTCAGGGCACGGCCGAGGCGCTCGAGGTCTACCGCAGCGAGTTCCGGCCCAGCGACGTGTGCGAGCGCCCCACCACGTTCCTGACGGTGAACATCGTCGTGGCCGACACCGCCGACGAGGCGACCGCGCTGGCCCTGCCGAACCTGCAGAACATGGCCCGGCTGCGCACCGGCAAGCCGCTCGCCCCGATCGATCTCGTCGAGGACGCCGAGGCGCTCGACCTCGACCCCGGGATGGACTCGCTCGTCGACTCGGGCCTCGCCCGCATGGTCGTGGGCGACCCGACCACGGCGCGCAAGGAGCTCGAGGAGCTCGCCGCGCAGTTCGACGTGGACGAGGTCATGCTCCACCCGGTCGCCTCGGCGCGCCGCGGCGCCGACCCTCGCACGACGCCCGGCCGCGTGCGCACCCTCGAGCTCGTCGCGGGCTGA
- a CDS encoding isochorismatase family protein: protein MPGPRTLVVVDVQKDFCEGGSLAVTGGAAVAEAVADLIAEGDYDLVVATRDAHIDPGDHFSDTPDYVDSWPPHCVVGTPGAELHPPLEEELFAAIFDKGAYAAAYSGFEGTDEEGRDLADFLREHGVEEIDVCGIATDHCVRATALDGAAEGFTVRVLQELTAAVSPENLNRVQQEWAAAGVSTTAPHLD from the coding sequence ATGCCCGGACCCCGCACGCTGGTCGTCGTGGACGTCCAGAAGGACTTCTGCGAGGGCGGCTCGCTGGCCGTGACCGGTGGCGCCGCCGTGGCCGAGGCCGTGGCCGACCTCATCGCCGAGGGCGACTACGACCTCGTCGTGGCCACCCGCGACGCGCACATCGATCCCGGCGACCACTTCAGCGACACCCCCGACTACGTCGACTCGTGGCCGCCGCACTGCGTGGTGGGCACGCCCGGCGCCGAGCTGCACCCGCCGCTGGAGGAGGAGCTGTTCGCCGCGATCTTCGACAAGGGCGCCTACGCGGCCGCGTACTCGGGCTTCGAGGGCACCGACGAGGAGGGTCGCGACCTCGCGGACTTCCTGCGCGAGCACGGCGTCGAGGAGATCGACGTCTGCGGCATCGCCACCGACCACTGCGTCCGCGCCACGGCTCTCGACGGTGCGGCCGAGGGCTTCACGGTCCGGGTGCTGCAGGAGCTGACCGCCGCCGTCTCGCCGGAGAACCTCAACCGCGTGCAGCAGGAGTGGGCGGCGGCCGGCGTCTCGACGACGGCACCGCACCTGGACTGA
- a CDS encoding nicotinate phosphoribosyltransferase: MVSTALLTDHYELTMLQATLADGTASRRSVFEVFGRRLNGGRRFGVVAGTGRVLDALADFRFDPEEIEFLRSAKVVDDATCDWLADYRFTGDIWGYPEGELWFPGSPILRVDASFGEGVILETLILSILNHDSAIASAAARMTMAAGDRPCIEMGTRRTHEEAAVASARAAYICGFAATSNLEAGRRHGIPTAGTAAHAFTLVHDTERDAFASQVRSLGHDTTLLVDTYDVPQGVAAAIEVAGPQLGGVRLDSGDLGDVARATRAQLDAAGNTHTRITVTSDLDEYAIAALAAAPVDGYGVGTSLVTGSGSPTSGFVYKLVAREAADGTMLGVAKKSKDKASVGGRKTAMRRLSASGVAEAEVVGIDIAPRDDGDDRELMVPLVEAGKRVDHATLQESRARLQASLRELPSTARRLSKGDPAIPTIYEED, encoded by the coding sequence ATGGTGTCGACCGCGCTGCTGACCGACCACTACGAGCTGACGATGCTGCAGGCCACGCTGGCCGACGGCACCGCCTCCCGCCGCAGCGTCTTCGAGGTGTTCGGGCGCCGGCTCAACGGGGGCCGGCGATTCGGCGTGGTGGCCGGCACCGGACGTGTCCTGGACGCGCTCGCCGACTTCCGGTTCGATCCCGAGGAGATCGAGTTCCTGCGCTCGGCGAAGGTCGTCGACGACGCCACGTGCGACTGGCTCGCCGACTACCGCTTCACCGGCGACATCTGGGGCTACCCCGAGGGTGAGCTGTGGTTCCCCGGGTCGCCCATCCTGCGGGTCGACGCCTCGTTCGGCGAGGGCGTGATCCTCGAGACCCTGATCCTGTCGATCCTCAACCACGACTCGGCGATCGCCTCGGCCGCCGCGCGCATGACGATGGCCGCGGGCGACCGGCCCTGCATCGAGATGGGCACGCGGCGCACCCACGAGGAGGCGGCCGTGGCGTCGGCGCGGGCGGCCTACATCTGCGGCTTCGCCGCCACGTCGAACCTCGAGGCGGGTCGCCGGCACGGCATCCCCACGGCCGGCACCGCGGCCCACGCCTTCACCCTCGTCCACGACACCGAGCGCGACGCGTTCGCCTCGCAGGTGCGGTCCCTCGGCCACGACACGACCCTGCTCGTCGACACGTACGACGTGCCGCAGGGCGTCGCGGCGGCGATCGAGGTGGCCGGGCCGCAGCTGGGCGGCGTGCGGCTGGACTCCGGCGACCTCGGCGACGTCGCCCGCGCCACGCGGGCCCAGCTCGACGCGGCCGGGAACACCCACACCCGGATCACGGTCACGAGCGACCTCGACGAGTACGCGATCGCCGCGCTGGCCGCCGCTCCGGTGGACGGCTACGGCGTCGGCACCTCGCTGGTCACGGGGTCGGGCTCCCCCACCAGCGGGTTCGTCTACAAGCTCGTCGCCCGCGAGGCCGCGGACGGCACGATGCTCGGCGTCGCCAAGAAGAGCAAGGACAAGGCGTCGGTGGGCGGCCGCAAGACGGCGATGCGCCGACTCAGCGCCTCCGGTGTGGCCGAGGCCGAGGTGGTGGGCATCGACATCGCCCCCCGCGACGACGGCGACGACCGCGAGCTCATGGTGCCGCTGGTCGAGGCCGGGAAGCGGGTCGACCACGCGACGCTGCAGGAGTCACGCGCGCGGCTGCAGGCGTCCCTGCGCGAGCTGCCCTCCACCGCCCGCCGACTCTCGAAGGGCGACCCCGCGATTCCGACGATCTACGAGGAGGACTGA
- the clpS gene encoding ATP-dependent Clp protease adapter ClpS, giving the protein MTTPTPVETEQPEADLVVQLEDPWVTIVWNDPVNLMSYVAFVFRTYFGYTEEKATQLMLAVHEEGRAIVSSGRREEQERHVQAMHEYGLWATLERSDA; this is encoded by the coding sequence GTGACCACCCCCACCCCCGTCGAGACCGAGCAGCCGGAGGCCGACCTCGTCGTCCAGCTCGAGGACCCGTGGGTCACCATCGTCTGGAACGATCCGGTGAACCTCATGTCGTACGTCGCGTTCGTGTTCCGCACGTACTTCGGCTACACCGAGGAGAAGGCCACGCAGCTGATGCTCGCGGTGCACGAGGAAGGTCGCGCGATCGTCTCCAGCGGTCGCCGCGAGGAGCAGGAGCGCCACGTGCAGGCGATGCACGAGTACGGACTGTGGGCCACTCTCGAGCGGAGCGACGCGTGA
- a CDS encoding DUF2017 family protein, with protein MKPFRRRRRGTVTATFELNEAQLMVNLASQVVELLQDRNGPSESEPDPLAQLIGMAGPVQPPEDPVLARLLPDAYRDDPVEAAEFRRFTEQALSATKVGNARVVIESLEAGGLDVGAKNVEVELDEAQVLAWLRALTDIRMALAVRLGIETEEDAERLAESDDEATVAMGDVFDWLGFVQETLVHVA; from the coding sequence GTGAAGCCCTTCCGCCGCCGGCGCCGCGGCACCGTCACGGCCACCTTCGAGCTCAACGAGGCCCAGCTGATGGTGAACCTCGCCAGCCAGGTGGTCGAGCTGCTCCAGGACCGCAACGGCCCCAGCGAGTCCGAGCCCGACCCGCTGGCCCAGCTGATCGGCATGGCCGGACCCGTCCAGCCGCCCGAGGACCCCGTGCTGGCCCGGCTGCTGCCCGACGCCTACCGCGACGACCCGGTGGAGGCCGCGGAGTTCCGCCGCTTCACCGAGCAGGCGCTGTCCGCCACCAAGGTCGGCAACGCCCGCGTCGTGATCGAGAGCCTCGAGGCCGGCGGGCTCGACGTGGGGGCCAAGAACGTCGAGGTCGAGCTCGACGAGGCGCAGGTCCTGGCCTGGCTGCGTGCGCTGACCGACATCCGGATGGCGCTGGCCGTCCGGCTCGGGATCGAGACCGAGGAGGACGCCGAGCGGCTGGCCGAGTCCGACGACGAGGCCACCGTCGCCATGGGCGACGTCTTCGACTGGCTCGGCTTCGTGCAGGAGACCCTCGTCCACGTCGCCTGA
- a CDS encoding Mov34/MPN/PAD-1 family protein gives MLTILRDHVEAIVAHARRDHPDEACGVIAGPIGSDRPVRLIPMLNAAMSPTFYEFDSGDLLRLYREMDDNDEEPVVIYHSHTATEAYPSRTDVNLAGEPGAHYVLVSTRDGAHEAGPVDFRSYRILDGEITEEEVRVVDRYTEDSTTAAEAAPRTEGDN, from the coding sequence GTGTTGACCATCCTGCGCGACCACGTCGAGGCGATCGTCGCCCACGCGCGTCGCGACCACCCCGACGAGGCCTGCGGGGTCATCGCGGGGCCGATCGGCTCCGACCGCCCGGTGCGACTCATCCCGATGCTCAACGCCGCGATGTCGCCCACGTTCTACGAGTTCGACTCCGGCGACCTGCTGCGCCTCTACCGCGAGATGGACGACAACGACGAGGAGCCGGTCGTGATCTACCACTCGCACACGGCCACCGAGGCCTACCCGTCGCGCACCGACGTCAACCTCGCCGGCGAGCCCGGCGCCCATTACGTGCTCGTGTCCACCCGCGACGGTGCCCACGAGGCCGGTCCGGTCGACTTCCGCTCCTACCGGATCCTCGATGGCGAGATCACCGAGGAAGAAGTTCGCGTCGTGGACCGTTACACCGAAGACAGCACGACTGCCGCCGAGGCAGCCCCCCGAACCGAAGGTGACAACTGA
- a CDS encoding MoaD family protein: MAVEVRIPTILRPYTGGERAVDAEGATLSALIDDLEANHEGIKERLLDGADLRRFVNVYVNDEDVRFTGGLQTELSDGDTVVILPAVAGGAA, translated from the coding sequence ATGGCCGTCGAGGTCCGCATCCCCACGATCCTGCGCCCCTACACCGGGGGTGAGCGCGCCGTCGACGCCGAGGGCGCCACTCTCTCCGCCCTGATCGACGATCTCGAGGCGAACCACGAGGGCATCAAGGAGCGCCTGCTCGACGGCGCCGACCTGCGCCGCTTCGTGAACGTCTACGTCAACGACGAGGACGTCCGCTTCACCGGCGGCCTGCAGACCGAGCTGTCCGATGGCGACACGGTCGTCATCCTGCCCGCCGTCGCGGGCGGCGCGGCCTGA
- a CDS encoding PLP-dependent cysteine synthase family protein: MRYDSLIDSVGHTPLVGLPHLSPSDDVRLWAKLEDRNPTGSIKDRAALSMILAAEADGSLTPGCTILEPTSGNTGISLAMVARQRGYQLICVMPENTSIERRQLLTMFGAEIISSPAAGGSNEAVRVAKGLAAEHSDWVMLYQYGNPANADAHYNGTAPELLEDLPTITHFVGGLGTTGTLMGVGRFFRDHKPDVRIVAAEPRYGELVYGLRNLDEGFVPELYDASLIDGRFSVGPRDAVRRVRQLIDEEGIFAGISSGAILHAALAQAAKAVKAGERADIAFVIADAGWKYLSTGAYEGTIDEAEDRLEGQLWA, encoded by the coding sequence ATGCGGTATGACTCGCTCATCGACTCGGTCGGTCACACGCCGCTGGTGGGCCTGCCGCACCTGTCTCCGAGCGACGACGTCCGGCTGTGGGCCAAGCTCGAGGACCGCAATCCCACGGGCTCGATCAAGGACCGTGCGGCGCTGTCGATGATCCTCGCGGCCGAGGCCGACGGATCCCTCACGCCGGGCTGCACGATCCTCGAGCCCACGAGCGGCAACACCGGCATCTCGCTGGCGATGGTCGCGCGCCAGCGCGGATATCAACTGATCTGCGTCATGCCCGAGAACACCTCGATCGAGCGGCGCCAGCTGCTGACGATGTTCGGTGCCGAGATCATCAGCTCGCCGGCCGCGGGCGGCTCCAACGAGGCCGTCCGGGTCGCCAAGGGCCTGGCGGCCGAGCACTCCGACTGGGTGATGCTCTACCAGTACGGGAACCCGGCCAACGCCGACGCGCACTACAACGGCACCGCACCCGAGCTGCTCGAGGACCTGCCCACCATCACGCATTTCGTCGGCGGGCTCGGCACCACCGGCACGCTGATGGGCGTCGGCCGGTTCTTCCGCGACCACAAGCCCGACGTGCGCATCGTCGCGGCCGAGCCCCGCTACGGCGAGCTCGTCTACGGGCTGCGCAACCTCGACGAGGGCTTCGTGCCCGAGCTGTACGACGCCTCGCTGATCGACGGACGGTTCTCGGTGGGCCCGCGCGACGCGGTACGTCGCGTGCGCCAGCTCATCGACGAGGAGGGCATCTTCGCGGGCATCTCGTCCGGCGCGATCCTGCACGCCGCGCTGGCCCAGGCCGCGAAGGCGGTCAAGGCGGGCGAGCGCGCCGACATCGCCTTCGTGATCGCCGACGCCGGGTGGAAGTACCTGTCCACCGGGGCGTACGAGGGCACGATCGACGAGGCGGAGGACCGCCTCGAAGGACAGCTGTGGGCCTGA
- a CDS encoding ribose-phosphate diphosphokinase: MSDIVVFSGSAHQKLAEEICSNLGVALSPSDSQRFSNDCLQVQLLDNCRQRDVYIVQPLVPPTQDHLMELLLMVDAARGASAASVTAVIPHYAYARSDKKDASRISIGGKLVADMLATAGVNRVVTMTLHAPQVHGFFSMPVDHLTALGELAEHYRAQDLSNAIVVSPDFGNAKTASQFARLLGLPVAAGSKQRKADDKVVIDTIVGDVAGKRAIVLDDEIATGGSIIELMDKLAETGVTEASVACTHGLFAGKAVERLRSHPAITEVVTTDTVPAPADWPELKVRSVAPLFAEAIARIHAGESVSSLFDGVDPAHAPPQPKLPL, from the coding sequence GTGAGCGACATCGTCGTGTTCTCGGGCAGTGCGCACCAGAAGCTTGCGGAGGAGATCTGCAGCAACCTGGGTGTCGCGCTGAGCCCTTCGGACAGTCAGCGGTTCAGCAACGACTGCCTCCAGGTCCAGCTGCTGGACAACTGCCGCCAGCGCGACGTCTACATCGTGCAGCCGCTCGTGCCGCCGACGCAGGACCACCTGATGGAGCTGCTGCTGATGGTCGATGCGGCGCGCGGCGCCTCGGCGGCCTCGGTCACCGCGGTGATCCCGCACTACGCCTACGCCCGGTCGGACAAGAAGGACGCCTCGCGCATCTCGATCGGCGGCAAGCTCGTCGCCGACATGCTCGCCACGGCGGGCGTCAACCGGGTGGTCACGATGACCCTGCACGCACCGCAGGTGCACGGGTTCTTCTCGATGCCCGTCGACCACCTCACCGCGCTGGGCGAGCTCGCCGAGCACTACCGCGCCCAGGACCTCAGCAACGCCATCGTCGTGTCGCCCGACTTCGGCAACGCCAAGACCGCCTCGCAGTTCGCGCGGCTGCTGGGCCTGCCGGTCGCCGCCGGCAGCAAGCAGCGCAAGGCCGACGACAAGGTCGTCATCGACACGATCGTCGGCGACGTCGCGGGCAAGCGCGCGATCGTGCTCGACGACGAGATCGCCACCGGCGGCTCGATCATCGAGCTGATGGACAAGTTGGCCGAGACCGGCGTCACCGAGGCCTCCGTCGCCTGCACGCACGGGCTCTTCGCGGGCAAGGCCGTCGAGCGGCTGCGGTCGCACCCGGCGATCACCGAGGTCGTCACCACCGACACCGTGCCGGCGCCCGCCGACTGGCCCGAGCTCAAGGTCCGCTCCGTGGCGCCGCTGTTCGCCGAGGCGATCGCGCGCATCCACGCGGGCGAGTCCGTCTCCAGCCTCTTCGACGGCGTCGACCCGGCGCACGCGCCGCCGCAGCCCAAGCTGCCGCTCTGA
- a CDS encoding MarR family transcriptional regulator, which yields MEDYPQLALDQQLCLPLYAASRAVTRRYTDLLADAGLTYPQYLCLLALWEADGPLGVSELGTRLHLDSGTLTPLLKRMETAGLVTRARDHEDERRVLVSVTDRGWTLRDRVADVPARLVEGMGMSGSDARALRGLLDRLIGELED from the coding sequence GTGGAGGACTACCCCCAGCTCGCGCTCGACCAGCAGCTCTGCCTGCCGCTGTACGCGGCCTCGCGCGCCGTGACGCGGCGCTACACCGACCTGCTGGCCGATGCCGGCCTGACCTATCCGCAGTACCTGTGCCTGCTGGCGCTGTGGGAGGCCGACGGGCCACTCGGCGTGAGCGAGCTCGGCACGCGCCTGCACCTGGACTCCGGCACCCTCACTCCCCTGCTCAAGCGCATGGAGACCGCGGGCCTGGTGACACGCGCCCGCGACCACGAGGACGAGCGCCGCGTCCTCGTCTCGGTGACCGACCGGGGGTGGACGCTGCGCGACCGCGTGGCCGATGTGCCCGCACGGCTCGTGGAGGGCATGGGGATGAGCGGGTCCGACGCCCGCGCGCTGCGCGGCCTGCTCGACCGGCTCATCGGCGAGCTCGAGGACTGA
- a CDS encoding organic hydroperoxide resistance protein produces MNPIYTASAVATGDGRNGHVESTDGILAADVRSPKEMGGPGGATNPEQLFAAGYAACFHSALRLVGKKAGADVSDSEVVADVSIGDNGNGGFGLAVALEVTLPNVSAEDAQKLVEQAHQVCPYSNATRGNVEVDLSVA; encoded by the coding sequence ATGAACCCCATCTACACTGCCTCCGCCGTCGCAACGGGTGACGGCCGCAACGGCCACGTCGAGTCCACCGACGGCATCCTCGCCGCCGACGTCCGCAGCCCGAAGGAGATGGGCGGCCCGGGCGGCGCCACGAACCCCGAGCAGCTCTTCGCCGCCGGCTACGCCGCCTGCTTCCACTCCGCGCTGCGCCTGGTCGGCAAGAAGGCCGGCGCCGACGTGTCCGACTCCGAGGTCGTCGCCGACGTCTCGATCGGCGACAACGGCAACGGCGGCTTCGGCCTGGCCGTCGCCCTCGAGGTGACGCTGCCGAACGTCAGCGCCGAGGACGCCCAGAAGCTCGTCGAGCAGGCGCACCAGGTGTGCCCGTACTCCAACGCCACGCGCGGCAACGTCGAGGTCGACCTCAGCGTCGCCTGA